One Malaclemys terrapin pileata isolate rMalTer1 chromosome 7, rMalTer1.hap1, whole genome shotgun sequence genomic region harbors:
- the BANF1 gene encoding barrier-to-autointegration factor, with translation MSSTSQKHRDFVAEPMGEKPVGTLAGIGDVLGKKLADKGFDKAYVVLGQFLVLKKDEELFREWLKDTCGANAKQSRDCSGCLREWCDAFL, from the exons ATGTCGTCCACCTCCCAGAAGCACCGGGACTTCGTGGCTGAGCCCATGGGGGAGAAGCCCGTGGGAACTCTGGCCGGAATTGGGGATGTTCTTGGAAAGAAACTGGCGGACAAaggctttgacaag GCATATGTGGTACTTGGGCAATTCCTGGTTCTGAAGAAAGATGAAGAACTTTTCCGGGAATGGCTGAAAGACACGTGTGGAGCCAACGCCAAGCAATCCAGAGACTGTTCTGGCTGCCTGCGGGAGTGGTGCGATGCCTTCTTGTGA
- the EIF1AD gene encoding probable RNA-binding protein EIF1AD isoform X2 has protein sequence MSQATKRKHVVKEVLEEYVVPSPQQQIVRVLGTPGNNLHEVETAEGTRFLVSMPTKFRKNIWIKRGDFLLVDPIEEGEKVKAEINFVLYKDHVRYLKKEGLWPEAFSDTAESQPSSEAREGEQTAARSSGEEDSDDDSDLFVNTNRLRYGCTESEDDSEEEATVASDQDEEEK, from the exons ATGTCCCAAGCAACCAAACGCAAGCATGTGGTGAAAGAGGTGTTGGAGGAATACGTGGTGCCATCTCCTCAACAGCAGATTGTCCGG GTCCTGGGGACCCCAGGAAACAACCTCCATGAGGTGGAAACAGCCGAGGGGACTAGATTCTTAGTGAGCATGCCCACAAAATTCCGCAAGAACATCTGGATCAAACGAG GTGACTTTCTGCTGGTGGACCCTATCGAAGAGGGCGAGAAGGTGAAGGCTGAGATCAACTTTGTGTTGTACAAGGACCATGTGCGGTACCTAAAGAAAGAAGGGCTCTG GCCTGAGGCCTTCTCTGACACTGCAGAAAGTCAGCCCAGCTCCGAGGCCAG ggaaggggagcaAACGGCTGCCCGCTCCTCTGGGGAAGAGGACTCAGACGACGACAGTGACCTGTTTGTGAACACGAACAGACTGCGCTACGGCTGCACAGAGAGCGAGGATGACAGTGAGGAGGAGGCAACAGTGGCCAGTGACCAGGATGAGGAAGAAAAATAG
- the EIF1AD gene encoding probable RNA-binding protein EIF1AD isoform X1 → MSQATKRKHVVKEVLEEYVVPSPQQQIVRVLGTPGNNLHEVETAEGTRFLVSMPTKFRKNIWIKRGDFLLVDPIEEGEKVKAEINFVLYKDHVRYLKKEGLWPEAFSDTAESQPSSEASREGEQTAARSSGEEDSDDDSDLFVNTNRLRYGCTESEDDSEEEATVASDQDEEEK, encoded by the exons ATGTCCCAAGCAACCAAACGCAAGCATGTGGTGAAAGAGGTGTTGGAGGAATACGTGGTGCCATCTCCTCAACAGCAGATTGTCCGG GTCCTGGGGACCCCAGGAAACAACCTCCATGAGGTGGAAACAGCCGAGGGGACTAGATTCTTAGTGAGCATGCCCACAAAATTCCGCAAGAACATCTGGATCAAACGAG GTGACTTTCTGCTGGTGGACCCTATCGAAGAGGGCGAGAAGGTGAAGGCTGAGATCAACTTTGTGTTGTACAAGGACCATGTGCGGTACCTAAAGAAAGAAGGGCTCTG GCCTGAGGCCTTCTCTGACACTGCAGAAAGTCAGCCCAGCTCCGAGGCCAG cagggaaggggagcaAACGGCTGCCCGCTCCTCTGGGGAAGAGGACTCAGACGACGACAGTGACCTGTTTGTGAACACGAACAGACTGCGCTACGGCTGCACAGAGAGCGAGGATGACAGTGAGGAGGAGGCAACAGTGGCCAGTGACCAGGATGAGGAAGAAAAATAG